A portion of the Rahnella variigena genome contains these proteins:
- a CDS encoding MFS transporter yields the protein MLTRFIARPSAPKPPLLLASSLVFNIGFYAVVPFLAIFLRDDLLLSGWAIGLVLGLRTFSQQGMFLLGGALSDRYGARLIILLGCVVRIAGFLLLGLSDTLAPVILGACLTGVGGALFSPSIEALLAQAGTHSEKAGKRSRAEWFALSAVCAELGAVLGPLLGSLLSGYGFQPVALAGSGLFLIALLVLFFTLPATPKRATELKIVQWWETFRQPRFVAFIIAYSAYLFSYNQLYLALPVELRRSGGSEQDLGPLFVLASVLVIVLQMPLARFARRMGAARILPAGFGLLSAAFVAVALFAWTIPPQGWLRLLPSVLLITLLTVGQMLIVPVGMDLIPRFAGQHNLGAHYGALSSMGGIAVLAGNFLLGGLLDNALTPSPAAVIPWLALAAVPFLSALAMWRICRRLPPPAI from the coding sequence ATGCTGACCCGTTTTATTGCGCGCCCTTCTGCGCCCAAACCGCCGCTGCTGCTTGCCAGCAGTCTGGTGTTTAATATTGGCTTTTATGCTGTCGTGCCATTTCTGGCGATTTTTCTTCGCGATGATTTACTGCTTTCCGGCTGGGCGATCGGGCTGGTGCTGGGTCTGCGGACGTTCTCACAACAAGGGATGTTTTTACTCGGCGGCGCGTTATCAGATCGCTACGGCGCACGTCTCATTATTCTGCTCGGTTGCGTGGTGCGCATCGCCGGTTTCCTGCTGCTCGGACTTTCCGACACGCTGGCACCCGTGATCCTCGGTGCCTGCCTGACCGGTGTCGGTGGCGCGCTGTTTTCCCCTTCCATTGAAGCCCTACTGGCGCAGGCCGGAACCCACAGCGAAAAAGCCGGAAAACGCAGCCGCGCCGAATGGTTTGCTCTGTCAGCAGTATGTGCCGAACTGGGGGCCGTGCTTGGGCCGCTGCTAGGCTCCCTGCTTTCCGGATACGGTTTTCAGCCGGTAGCGCTGGCCGGTTCCGGACTGTTTCTGATTGCGCTGCTGGTGCTGTTTTTCACCCTGCCCGCCACGCCAAAACGCGCCACAGAATTGAAAATTGTGCAGTGGTGGGAGACGTTCCGTCAGCCGCGTTTTGTGGCTTTTATCATCGCCTATAGCGCGTACCTGTTCAGCTACAACCAGCTCTATCTGGCACTGCCGGTTGAACTGCGCCGTTCTGGCGGCAGTGAGCAAGATCTCGGGCCATTGTTCGTCCTGGCTTCGGTTCTGGTGATCGTACTGCAAATGCCGCTGGCGCGTTTTGCCCGCCGGATGGGTGCCGCACGGATTTTGCCTGCGGGCTTCGGATTGCTCTCTGCCGCATTTGTCGCTGTCGCGCTGTTCGCCTGGACGATCCCGCCCCAGGGCTGGCTGCGGCTGCTTCCATCCGTGTTGCTGATCACCCTGCTGACTGTCGGCCAGATGCTGATTGTGCCGGTCGGGATGGATCTGATCCCACGCTTTGCCGGGCAACATAATCTCGGTGCGCATTACGGTGCGCTCTCTTCGATGGGCGGCATTGCGGTGCTGGCGGGCAATTTCCTGCTCGGCGGCCTGCTTGATAACGCGCTAACCCCATCACCCGCCGCGGTCATTCCGTGGCTGGCGCTGGCGGCGGTTCCCTTTTTAAGTGCGCTGGCGATGTGGCGAATCTGCCGCCGCCTGCCTCC
- a CDS encoding ABC transporter ATP-binding protein has product MEIPLHLVTEPFLHLHNVSRHHALPRAFWRRQHKTLFEHLSLRVSRHETLGLVGASGCGKSSLLKILLALEAPDSGKVYCAGTEIRPGSARSLREYRRCVQYIPQDPAGSLPPAQTIGQIIAEPLKRLGFEGDIRLRVSDVMAQVSLSDTLTSRTAGELSGGQAQRVAIARALAIRPQFLVADEPVSGLDLPLRAQVKQLLQQVTQQNGMGLLMVTHDISMVAGLCDRLLVMHGGEIVEDRATQDVLRSPDHTHTRQLLNAIPHLPLIVNG; this is encoded by the coding sequence ATGGAAATTCCACTGCATCTGGTCACCGAACCCTTTTTGCATCTGCATAACGTCAGCCGTCATCATGCGCTACCACGTGCCTTCTGGCGCAGACAGCACAAGACGCTGTTTGAGCATTTGTCGCTACGCGTAAGCCGCCACGAAACTCTCGGACTGGTGGGTGCCTCCGGCTGCGGTAAGTCTTCCCTGCTGAAAATTCTTCTGGCGCTCGAAGCACCCGACAGCGGAAAAGTGTATTGCGCGGGTACAGAAATCCGCCCGGGCTCAGCACGTTCTTTGCGGGAATACCGGCGGTGCGTGCAGTATATTCCGCAGGATCCTGCAGGCTCATTGCCACCTGCGCAGACGATCGGTCAGATTATTGCCGAACCGCTGAAACGTCTGGGTTTTGAAGGCGATATTCGTTTGCGGGTCAGCGATGTGATGGCGCAGGTGAGTCTCAGCGACACTCTCACCTCCCGGACGGCAGGTGAGCTTTCCGGCGGACAGGCGCAGCGTGTGGCGATTGCCCGTGCGCTGGCGATCCGCCCGCAATTTCTGGTGGCTGATGAGCCGGTCAGCGGGCTGGATCTGCCGCTGCGTGCGCAGGTCAAACAGCTGCTGCAACAGGTGACGCAGCAAAATGGCATGGGCCTGCTGATGGTGACACATGATATTTCGATGGTCGCCGGTTTATGCGACCGTCTGCTGGTGATGCACGGCGGTGAGATTGTAGAAGACCGCGCCACGCAGGACGTTTTGCGTTCGCCGGACCATACTCATACGCGGCAGTTACTCAACGCCATACCTCATTTACCTTTGATCGTTAACGGATAA
- a CDS encoding ATP-binding cassette domain-containing protein, with protein sequence MTLDKTQNNEPVLVVEGLTLRLAGENRISGLTFSINAGERVCLLGASGSGKSLTARAITGTAPAGADLSGSIRVNGAEVCGKPPVSRCAYSRVATVFQDSSAALNPLMTLGKQLRLALPAASADEIHAMLDAVGLGDIARLSSRYPAELSGGQRQRLCLALAMQSRAALLVADEPTTALDVLTQHQVLQAIRTACFARPSRALLFITHDIAVAAQLCERALVMENGVLVESAAMSQLLSRPQHPYSRQLVHAARQAAMLHQNAASLCGVAV encoded by the coding sequence ATGACGCTAGACAAAACACAAAACAATGAGCCGGTTCTGGTGGTTGAAGGACTGACACTGCGGCTCGCCGGTGAAAACCGTATTTCCGGTTTGACCTTCAGCATCAACGCAGGCGAGCGCGTTTGTCTGCTCGGCGCTTCCGGCTCAGGCAAATCTCTGACCGCCAGGGCGATCACTGGCACAGCGCCCGCAGGCGCGGATCTCAGTGGTAGTATCCGGGTGAATGGCGCAGAAGTTTGCGGCAAACCGCCGGTATCACGTTGCGCGTACAGCCGTGTCGCCACGGTTTTTCAGGATTCTTCCGCTGCACTCAACCCGCTGATGACACTTGGAAAACAGCTGCGCCTCGCCCTGCCCGCTGCGAGCGCGGATGAGATTCACGCCATGCTGGACGCCGTGGGGTTGGGCGATATTGCGCGACTCTCTTCACGTTATCCGGCTGAACTTTCCGGTGGTCAGCGCCAGCGTTTGTGCCTTGCGCTGGCGATGCAATCTCGCGCAGCGTTGCTGGTGGCGGACGAGCCGACGACCGCGCTGGATGTGTTAACTCAACATCAGGTTTTGCAGGCCATACGTACAGCCTGTTTTGCCCGCCCTTCACGTGCGCTGCTGTTTATCACCCACGATATCGCCGTCGCCGCGCAATTATGCGAGCGCGCACTGGTGATGGAAAACGGTGTTCTGGTGGAATCTGCCGCGATGTCGCAGTTGCTCAGCCGCCCGCAACATCCGTATTCCAGACAACTGGTTCACGCCGCCAGACAGGCCGCCATGCTGCATCAGAATGCTGCGTCACTTTGCGGGGTTGCAGTCTGA
- the pduL gene encoding phosphate propanoyltransferase, which produces MASYFFSSPRVYFGDGALMALNSLINMKVAIVTDEFMVTSGKVAYLTEQMPQATISVYGKVRPDPCTEILQEGAAQFKAFRPQVIIALGGGSSLDAAKGIKVTLEDYYQQTDSQQYDIELIAIPTTSGSGSEVTSYAIISDPQNGRKYPLVSQALVPDTAILDPQLVLSVPRHIAVDTGMDVLTHAIEALVSTGANDFSDALAEKAIALTWQHLPQIYEDDKDVAARTHMHNASCMAGMAFNSAGLGLVHGMAHAIGGMLHIPHGKINAMVLPLVTEFNAAHASPETTRRYCLCAQIMGIATADPQDMISQLVECLRQLNRQFGIPCSLKELGTDLAAYETMRPLLTQAVLADGCTASNPYTPCAQSIDLLLSCIAETGEYRALKFAVPVGISNRHVHLCREDMDVLFGYGSTLTRLKAVKQPGQFAAEETVTLRTPKGDIANVRVLGPLRSVTQIEISVADSFALGVKAPVRMSGDLENSPGIELVGPKGQVSKPHGTIVAWRHIHISPQEAERHGLRDGMEIDLQAQGQRAGILSHVLVRVSADAVPELHIDVEEANGLGLRNGDLLFRTGKVTHP; this is translated from the coding sequence ATGGCGAGTTATTTTTTCTCCAGCCCGCGCGTGTACTTTGGCGACGGCGCCCTCATGGCATTAAACAGCCTGATTAATATGAAAGTGGCGATTGTCACCGATGAATTTATGGTGACGTCAGGTAAGGTCGCGTATCTGACGGAACAGATGCCGCAGGCCACGATATCGGTGTATGGCAAGGTCAGGCCAGATCCGTGCACGGAAATTTTGCAGGAAGGCGCAGCACAGTTTAAAGCCTTCCGGCCACAGGTGATTATTGCACTGGGCGGCGGGTCTTCGCTGGATGCTGCCAAAGGCATCAAAGTGACGCTGGAAGACTACTATCAGCAGACCGATTCTCAGCAATATGACATCGAACTGATCGCCATTCCGACGACCAGCGGTTCCGGTTCGGAAGTGACGTCCTATGCGATTATTTCTGACCCGCAGAATGGCCGCAAATACCCGCTGGTTTCGCAGGCACTCGTACCGGATACCGCCATTCTTGATCCGCAACTGGTGCTGAGTGTACCGCGACATATCGCGGTAGATACCGGAATGGACGTGCTGACTCATGCCATCGAAGCACTGGTTTCAACCGGCGCTAATGATTTCAGTGATGCGCTGGCCGAAAAAGCCATCGCCCTGACGTGGCAGCATTTGCCGCAGATTTATGAGGATGATAAAGACGTCGCGGCGCGGACTCATATGCATAACGCTTCCTGTATGGCGGGCATGGCGTTTAACTCGGCCGGCCTTGGGCTGGTGCATGGCATGGCACACGCCATCGGCGGGATGTTGCATATTCCTCATGGTAAAATTAATGCCATGGTGTTGCCTTTAGTCACCGAATTTAACGCCGCGCATGCCTCGCCTGAAACGACCCGCCGTTACTGTCTGTGCGCCCAAATTATGGGTATCGCAACTGCTGATCCACAAGACATGATTTCACAACTGGTGGAGTGCCTCCGACAGCTAAACCGGCAATTTGGTATCCCCTGCAGCTTAAAAGAACTCGGTACGGATCTGGCCGCATATGAAACGATGCGCCCCTTGCTGACACAGGCCGTGCTGGCCGATGGTTGCACCGCTTCCAATCCCTATACGCCTTGTGCGCAGAGTATTGACCTGCTGCTTTCCTGCATCGCTGAAACCGGCGAATACCGCGCACTGAAGTTTGCTGTGCCAGTCGGTATTTCTAACCGCCACGTGCATTTGTGCCGTGAAGATATGGATGTGTTGTTCGGATATGGCTCGACGCTGACGCGCCTGAAAGCGGTTAAACAACCCGGTCAGTTTGCTGCGGAAGAGACCGTTACCTTGCGTACGCCCAAGGGTGATATTGCCAATGTGCGGGTGCTCGGGCCGCTGCGCAGCGTCACGCAGATTGAAATTTCAGTGGCCGACAGTTTTGCGCTGGGCGTCAAAGCGCCGGTGAGAATGTCAGGTGATCTGGAAAATTCGCCAGGTATCGAGCTGGTCGGGCCGAAAGGACAAGTCAGCAAACCGCACGGGACCATTGTGGCCTGGCGACACATTCATATCTCCCCGCAGGAAGCAGAACGCCACGGTTTGCGCGATGGCATGGAAATCGATTTGCAGGCACAGGGCCAGCGGGCGGGCATTCTGAGCCATGTGCTGGTGCGGGTCAGTGCGGATGCAGTGCCGGAATTGCATATCGATGTGGAAGAAGCCAACGGCCTGGGGCTGCGCAACGGCGACCTGCTGTTTCGGACCGGCAAGGTGACGCACCCATGA
- a CDS encoding flavoprotein, whose amino-acid sequence MNTPELQRLSRLIDKSIAELLVRKRAARNAGRKTVRVVITGSDLNTLPQTLKSLRALESAGYDLRVMFSHSAGQSGLKSALLSEIQSVSGTDEFSTLTDDSLYLPALSTNSLSKIALGLRDNLATTQVFHALSLNTPVIVTLNSKLLHLSDSAFTPPLQARLNDYVDSLRQYGIAIKGLEDTACQKRLITLNDIRLHHTSGLLRIGRNTLITPAAQDEIRRQNITVIR is encoded by the coding sequence ATGAATACGCCGGAGCTTCAGCGTTTGTCACGGCTGATTGATAAGTCGATTGCCGAGCTGCTGGTGCGCAAACGTGCGGCACGCAATGCAGGACGCAAAACCGTGCGCGTGGTGATCACCGGCAGCGATCTGAATACCTTGCCACAGACTCTGAAAAGCCTGCGGGCGCTTGAATCTGCCGGTTATGATCTCCGGGTGATGTTTTCACACAGCGCCGGACAATCCGGCCTGAAATCTGCGTTACTCTCTGAAATTCAATCGGTTAGCGGTACCGATGAGTTTTCAACGCTGACCGACGACAGCCTGTATTTGCCGGCGCTTTCCACCAACAGCCTGAGCAAAATTGCGCTGGGGTTACGCGATAACCTCGCGACTACGCAGGTTTTTCACGCGCTCAGCTTAAATACGCCGGTGATTGTCACACTCAATTCCAAACTGCTGCATCTCAGTGACAGTGCGTTTACGCCGCCGCTGCAGGCCCGGCTGAATGATTATGTTGATTCGCTCAGGCAATACGGCATTGCGATAAAAGGCCTTGAAGACACTGCCTGCCAAAAGCGACTAATCACACTGAATGATATCCGTCTTCATCACACCAGCGGCTTGCTGCGCATTGGCCGTAACACGCTGATTACCCCCGCTGCGCAAGATGAAATTCGCCGACAGAACATCACCGTGATCCGGTGA
- a CDS encoding microcompartment shell vertex protein GrpN, with amino-acid sequence MYLAKVTGALVSTTKHVSLNGAKLLMVARLDEHYQPTGSAQVAVDFVGAGNGEIVIISTGSSARMSNSKEHSVIDAAVVGIVDPQDLS; translated from the coding sequence ATGTATCTGGCAAAAGTGACCGGCGCGCTGGTCTCGACCACCAAACACGTCTCGTTAAACGGGGCCAAATTACTGATGGTTGCGCGGCTGGATGAGCATTACCAGCCCACCGGCAGCGCCCAGGTGGCGGTGGATTTCGTCGGGGCAGGCAATGGCGAAATCGTCATTATCTCCACCGGCAGTTCGGCGCGCATGAGCAACAGCAAAGAGCATTCTGTGATTGATGCAGCCGTGGTTGGCATCGTCGATCCGCAAGATCTGTCTTAA
- a CDS encoding GlcG/HbpS family heme-binding protein: MSEQLDSWISAAITVQGTGSQRTFSLEDGALLARFAAEEALSIGVPMVFSLADASGHQRYFFSMENALLISHQLAPEKARTAVALKMPTHKLAALIQPGAALYSLQHQNGICCIGGGLPCWSKGILLGGIGISGGTVEQDLTVARNTLTRFSVARFVLTTGND; this comes from the coding sequence ATGTCTGAACAACTCGATAGCTGGATCAGCGCGGCGATTACCGTCCAGGGAACGGGTTCGCAGCGCACGTTTAGCCTGGAAGACGGCGCCTTGCTGGCGCGGTTTGCCGCTGAAGAAGCGCTGAGTATTGGCGTGCCGATGGTGTTCAGCCTGGCGGATGCCAGCGGCCATCAGCGCTATTTCTTCAGCATGGAGAATGCATTGCTGATCAGCCACCAGCTTGCGCCGGAAAAAGCCCGCACCGCCGTGGCGCTCAAAATGCCCACTCACAAACTTGCTGCGCTGATCCAACCTGGCGCAGCGCTTTACAGCCTGCAACATCAGAACGGCATTTGCTGCATTGGTGGCGGACTACCGTGCTGGTCGAAGGGGATTTTACTTGGCGGGATTGGCATCAGCGGCGGCACGGTTGAACAAGATCTGACTGTCGCGCGCAACACGCTCACACGCTTCAGCGTCGCCCGCTTCGTACTCACAACAGGAAATGATTAA
- the tdcD gene encoding propionate kinase — MSFGSLVLVINCGSSSLKFSLIPSDSGAPVLSGLAERLGLDNASMTLKNSHGQKTTVALSEASHVCALKVLFRELAERQWLPAVKAIGHRVAHGGNEFKQSVRLTSEVIEKIRALSALAPLHNPANLTGIEAAIALLPQVQQVAVFDTAFHQTLPAAAYTYAIPLEYQQRYQVRRYGFHGTSHRYIAGEALTMLDLDPADHGILIAHLGNGSSVCAVQNGRSVDTSMGMTPLEGLVMGTRCGDLDFGAAAHIATCTGQSIDALYKMVNNQSGLLGLSGLSSDCRTLLEARGQGDARATLAIDVMVHRLARHLGAHLTSLKRLDALIFTGGIGENSALVRELTLARLGVLGLKLDVQKNQHTCGGRTGVISLPGSPRVVVIPTNEEKMIALDAVAICVEQTVN, encoded by the coding sequence ATGTCCTTCGGTTCACTGGTTTTAGTTATTAACTGCGGGTCATCCTCGCTGAAATTTTCGCTGATCCCGTCTGATTCAGGCGCGCCGGTGTTGTCGGGTCTGGCTGAAAGGCTGGGGCTGGATAACGCCAGCATGACGCTGAAAAACAGCCACGGACAGAAGACCACGGTGGCGCTGAGCGAAGCCAGCCACGTTTGCGCGCTGAAAGTGTTGTTCAGGGAACTGGCAGAACGCCAGTGGTTGCCTGCGGTAAAGGCTATTGGACATCGTGTCGCCCATGGCGGCAATGAATTCAAACAATCGGTTCGGCTCACGTCGGAGGTCATCGAAAAAATTCGTGCGCTGTCGGCGCTGGCGCCTCTGCATAACCCGGCGAATCTGACCGGCATCGAAGCGGCCATCGCACTGCTGCCTCAGGTGCAACAGGTCGCGGTGTTTGATACCGCGTTTCATCAGACACTGCCTGCGGCGGCCTACACCTACGCCATTCCGCTGGAATATCAGCAACGCTATCAGGTCCGCCGTTACGGATTTCATGGCACCTCGCATCGTTATATTGCGGGCGAAGCGCTGACAATGCTGGATCTCGACCCGGCCGATCATGGCATTCTGATTGCCCATCTTGGTAACGGTTCTTCGGTATGTGCTGTGCAAAACGGGCGCAGCGTGGATACCTCAATGGGCATGACGCCGCTGGAAGGGCTGGTGATGGGGACACGCTGTGGCGATCTGGATTTTGGTGCTGCGGCGCATATTGCGACCTGTACCGGTCAGAGTATCGATGCGTTGTACAAAATGGTGAATAACCAGTCAGGATTACTGGGATTATCCGGGTTATCCAGTGATTGCCGCACCTTACTGGAAGCGCGCGGGCAGGGTGATGCCCGGGCAACGCTGGCAATAGATGTGATGGTTCACCGGCTGGCGCGCCATCTGGGGGCGCATCTGACCTCACTGAAACGACTCGATGCGCTGATTTTTACGGGTGGCATTGGCGAAAATTCAGCGCTGGTCCGCGAACTGACGCTTGCGCGCCTTGGTGTGCTGGGGCTGAAACTGGACGTGCAGAAAAATCAGCACACCTGCGGCGGTCGCACGGGCGTTATCTCATTGCCTGGTTCCCCGCGCGTAGTCGTGATCCCGACTAATGAAGAAAAAATGATAGCGCTGGATGCGGTAGCGATTTGCGTCGAGCAGACGGTGAATTAA
- the grpH gene encoding propanediol utilization system shell hexameric protein GrpH, which translates to MQQEALGMVETKGLVSAIEAADTMVKSANVTLVGYEKIGSGLVTVMVRGDVGAVKAATDAGSAAALKVGELVSVHVIPRPHIEVEKILPKAVG; encoded by the coding sequence ATGCAACAAGAAGCGTTAGGTATGGTTGAAACAAAAGGTCTGGTTTCTGCAATTGAAGCCGCAGATACCATGGTTAAATCCGCCAATGTCACTCTGGTTGGTTATGAAAAAATCGGCTCAGGGCTGGTTACTGTGATGGTGCGCGGCGATGTTGGTGCAGTGAAAGCGGCGACGGATGCCGGTTCTGCTGCGGCGCTCAAAGTTGGCGAACTGGTATCTGTACATGTTATTCCTCGCCCGCATATTGAAGTTGAAAAAATTCTTCCAAAAGCCGTCGGCTAA
- the pduB gene encoding propanediol utilization microcompartment protein PduB: MRDNLVEQIISEVVNKQTSDNARDKKAASIAGCGLTEFVGTALGHTIGLVIANVDHQLHDVMNIDKKYRSIGILGARTGAGPHIFAADEAVKATNSEILSVELARDTEGGGGHGCLIIFGATDVSDVRRAIEVALSEIERTMGDVYGSPAGHLEFQYTARASFALNKAFGAPVGKAFGMTCASPAAIGVVIADVAAKSAVIEPVGYASPSKGTSFSNEVIFTFAGDSGAVRQAVIAAREVGLQLLATLDPTPISSTTKPYI; the protein is encoded by the coding sequence ATGAGAGATAATCTTGTTGAGCAGATTATATCTGAAGTAGTGAATAAACAGACCAGCGACAATGCCAGGGATAAAAAAGCCGCCAGTATTGCTGGTTGCGGTTTAACGGAATTTGTCGGCACCGCGCTCGGACATACTATTGGTCTGGTTATTGCCAATGTCGATCATCAGTTACATGACGTCATGAATATCGACAAGAAATATCGCTCTATTGGTATTCTTGGGGCGCGAACCGGTGCGGGTCCGCATATATTTGCGGCAGATGAAGCAGTGAAAGCCACCAACAGCGAAATATTATCGGTGGAACTGGCGCGTGATACTGAAGGCGGCGGCGGGCACGGATGTTTAATTATTTTTGGTGCTACTGATGTGTCCGATGTCCGCCGTGCTATTGAAGTGGCGCTTTCAGAGATTGAACGCACGATGGGCGATGTTTACGGCTCTCCGGCCGGTCATCTTGAATTCCAGTACACAGCACGTGCCAGTTTTGCGCTGAATAAAGCTTTCGGTGCGCCGGTCGGTAAAGCTTTCGGCATGACTTGTGCGTCACCTGCGGCCATCGGCGTGGTCATTGCCGATGTGGCGGCCAAATCGGCAGTGATCGAGCCGGTGGGTTACGCCAGTCCGTCGAAAGGTACCAGTTTTAGCAACGAAGTCATTTTCACCTTTGCCGGTGATTCTGGTGCAGTGCGACAGGCCGTAATTGCAGCACGTGAAGTCGGGCTGCAACTGCTTGCCACGCTGGATCCGACGCCTATCAGCTCTACCACCAAGCCCTATATTTAA
- a CDS encoding aldehyde dehydrogenase family protein translates to MNDIEIAQAVSNVLSRFTKTTSDTAPEAVSEIAQATGGDTLDAIVARALAQAPSKAPATAVQSPACEAGNGAFASMDEAIAAAVLAQVQYRHCSMQDRATFVQGIRDVFLQDAVLQGISRMAVEETGMGNYADKLTKNRVAAQKTPGLEDLVTGALSGDSGLTLTEFSAYGVIGSITPTTNPTETIINNSIGMLAAGNSVVFSPHPRSRNVSLYCVELINQKLAALGAPANLVVTVTQPSIDNTRSLINDPRINMLVATGGPAIVKTVMSSGKKAIGAGAGNPPAVVDETADIEKAARDIIRGCSFDNNLPCVAEKEVIVVNQVADYLIHCMKKSGGYLLCDKQLIRQLESLVLNEKGSGPDTAFVGKDARYILQQLGVSAPEDTKVILIETEKNHPFVLHELMMPVLPVVRVDNVDEAIELAVQVEHGNRHTAIMHSTNVEKLTKMARQIQTTIFVKNGPSYAGLGVGGEGHATFTIAGPTGEGLTSARSFARTRRCVMVEALNVR, encoded by the coding sequence ATGAATGATATTGAAATTGCTCAGGCGGTCTCCAACGTGCTGAGCAGGTTTACCAAAACAACGTCAGATACTGCGCCTGAGGCAGTGTCTGAAATCGCTCAGGCAACGGGCGGTGACACGCTCGACGCCATTGTTGCCAGAGCGCTGGCGCAGGCACCTTCTAAAGCTCCTGCAACGGCGGTGCAGTCACCGGCATGTGAGGCAGGTAACGGTGCGTTTGCTTCCATGGATGAAGCGATTGCCGCGGCAGTGCTGGCGCAGGTTCAGTATCGCCACTGTTCAATGCAGGATCGGGCGACGTTTGTTCAGGGCATCCGCGATGTATTCCTGCAGGACGCCGTTTTGCAGGGTATTTCCCGCATGGCGGTAGAAGAAACCGGCATGGGCAATTACGCCGACAAGCTGACCAAAAACCGCGTGGCGGCACAGAAAACCCCCGGGCTGGAAGATCTCGTTACCGGCGCGCTGAGTGGTGACAGCGGCCTGACCCTGACGGAGTTTTCTGCTTACGGGGTTATCGGTTCGATCACGCCGACCACCAATCCGACAGAAACCATCATCAACAACAGTATCGGTATGCTGGCGGCAGGCAATTCCGTGGTATTCAGCCCGCATCCGCGCTCCCGCAACGTTTCTTTATACTGTGTTGAACTGATTAACCAGAAACTCGCCGCCCTGGGCGCGCCGGCCAATCTGGTGGTGACGGTAACACAGCCTTCCATAGACAACACCCGCTCGCTGATCAACGACCCGCGCATCAATATGCTGGTGGCGACCGGCGGTCCGGCGATTGTGAAAACGGTAATGTCATCCGGTAAAAAAGCGATTGGCGCCGGTGCAGGCAATCCGCCCGCAGTAGTGGATGAAACCGCCGATATTGAAAAGGCGGCCCGCGACATCATTCGCGGATGTAGCTTCGATAATAATTTGCCGTGCGTGGCTGAAAAAGAAGTGATTGTGGTCAATCAGGTAGCGGATTATCTGATCCATTGCATGAAAAAAAGCGGTGGCTATTTACTGTGTGACAAACAACTTATCCGCCAGCTGGAATCTCTGGTGCTGAACGAAAAAGGCTCCGGTCCTGACACCGCTTTTGTTGGCAAAGATGCTCGCTATATTCTGCAACAACTGGGCGTCAGTGCGCCGGAAGACACTAAAGTGATTCTGATTGAAACCGAGAAAAATCATCCGTTTGTGTTGCATGAACTGATGATGCCGGTGCTGCCGGTGGTGCGGGTCGATAATGTGGATGAAGCCATTGAATTGGCGGTGCAGGTCGAACATGGCAACCGCCATACCGCCATCATGCATTCAACCAACGTCGAAAAGCTGACCAAAATGGCCCGGCAGATCCAGACCACGATTTTCGTCAAAAACGGGCCTTCTTATGCCGGGTTGGGTGTCGGCGGCGAAGGGCATGCCACCTTTACCATTGCCGGACCTACCGGAGAAGGGCTGACGTCAGCGCGTTCATTTGCCAGAACCCGTCGCTGCGTGATGGTCGAGGCCCTTAACGTCAGATAA
- a CDS encoding BMC domain-containing protein yields the protein MKKRIINAPTPDIVAMIKRRMPGEFRSRLDLIRIDAIGMIMLPVPDLYFYADAASKSANVVVSEIFGSCPQHITTLAIFGEVAAVNEAMRIIEDDNNNSAF from the coding sequence ATGAAAAAACGCATTATTAATGCCCCGACCCCGGACATCGTGGCGATGATAAAACGCAGAATGCCCGGGGAATTTCGTTCAAGGCTTGATCTTATCCGTATCGATGCGATTGGCATGATTATGTTGCCGGTGCCGGACCTGTATTTTTACGCAGATGCTGCCAGTAAAAGCGCCAACGTTGTGGTCTCGGAAATATTTGGTAGTTGTCCACAACATATTACGACGCTTGCTATTTTTGGCGAAGTCGCCGCGGTAAATGAAGCCATGCGAATAATAGAAGACGATAACAATAATAGCGCTTTCTGA